One window of the Anaeromyxobacter dehalogenans 2CP-C genome contains the following:
- a CDS encoding adenylyltransferase/cytidyltransferase family protein produces MSRLSRKRVALEDLPAVRARATAAGRTVALANGVFDLFHVGHLRYLEGARAEADLLVVAVNSDASTRANKGDGRPVVPEAERAEIVAALECVDHVVLFDSKDVVPVIRALRPDVQVKGTDYTPDTIPEAAEVRAYGGRVAVAGDPKDHSTTELIAKLDATRKG; encoded by the coding sequence GTGAGCCGCCTCTCCCGCAAGCGCGTCGCGCTCGAGGACCTGCCCGCGGTGCGCGCCCGCGCCACCGCCGCCGGGCGCACCGTGGCGCTCGCGAACGGCGTGTTCGACCTGTTCCACGTCGGCCACCTCCGCTACCTCGAGGGCGCCCGGGCCGAGGCCGACCTGCTGGTGGTGGCGGTGAACTCGGACGCCTCCACCCGCGCGAACAAGGGCGACGGCCGCCCGGTGGTCCCGGAGGCCGAGCGGGCCGAGATCGTGGCCGCGCTCGAGTGCGTGGACCACGTGGTGCTGTTCGACTCGAAGGACGTCGTCCCGGTCATCCGGGCGCTGCGGCCCGACGTGCAGGTGAAGGGGACCGACTACACGCCCGACACGATCCCCGAGGCCGCCGAGGTGCGCGCCTACGGCGGCCGGGTGGCGGTGGCGGGCGACCCGAAGGACCACTCCACCACCGAGCTCATCGCGAAGCTCGACGCCACGCGGAAGGGATGA
- a CDS encoding bifunctional heptose 7-phosphate kinase/heptose 1-phosphate adenyltransferase translates to MRRPREPELPSLASLLPRFPEREVVVVGDFVADEYVYGETERISREAPVLIVRYESSELKAGGAGNAAANLAALGVKVRAVGVVGDDAVGSALVQELTGLGVDVSGIQRVPGRETEAKTRILAGGRSTRRQQMIRLDRAPRAPLPATAERRLVKELERAGRRAGTVLASDYGSGVLGPAAIEALRVLKRGGVPVCVDSRYNLRAFTGLTMVKPNEVELEAASGVSLAQPGGLEKAARVLLKRVDCDVLLVTRGRNGMSVFRRGAPPVHVAAHGSQDAVDVTGAGDTVAATFSAGLAAGGDPVAAARLANVAGSLVVQKPGTATVSREELQAELLRP, encoded by the coding sequence GTGCGCCGCCCCAGGGAACCCGAGCTGCCCTCGCTCGCCAGCCTCCTGCCCCGCTTCCCGGAGCGCGAGGTCGTGGTGGTGGGCGACTTCGTGGCCGACGAGTACGTGTACGGCGAGACCGAGCGGATCAGCCGCGAGGCGCCGGTGCTCATCGTCCGCTACGAGTCCTCCGAGCTGAAGGCGGGCGGGGCGGGCAACGCCGCCGCGAACCTGGCCGCGCTCGGCGTGAAGGTGCGCGCGGTCGGCGTGGTGGGCGACGACGCCGTGGGCAGCGCGCTCGTCCAGGAGCTCACCGGCCTGGGCGTGGACGTGAGCGGCATCCAGCGGGTGCCAGGCCGCGAGACCGAGGCCAAGACCCGCATCCTGGCGGGCGGGCGCTCCACCCGGCGCCAGCAGATGATTCGCCTGGACCGCGCGCCGCGCGCGCCGCTCCCGGCCACCGCCGAGCGGCGGCTGGTCAAGGAGCTGGAGCGGGCCGGGCGCCGCGCCGGGACCGTGCTGGCGAGCGACTACGGCTCCGGGGTGCTGGGGCCGGCCGCCATCGAGGCGCTCCGCGTGCTGAAGCGCGGCGGCGTCCCGGTGTGCGTGGACTCCCGCTACAACCTGCGCGCGTTCACCGGCCTCACCATGGTGAAGCCGAACGAGGTCGAGCTGGAGGCCGCCTCCGGCGTCTCGCTGGCGCAGCCCGGCGGGCTGGAGAAGGCCGCGCGGGTGCTGCTGAAGCGCGTGGACTGCGACGTGCTGCTGGTGACGCGGGGCCGGAACGGCATGTCGGTGTTCCGCCGCGGCGCCCCGCCGGTCCACGTGGCGGCGCACGGCAGCCAGGACGCGGTGGACGTGACGGGCGCCGGGGACACCGTCGCGGCGACGTTCAGCGCGGGCCTCGCCGCCGGGGGAGACCCCGTCGCGGCGGCCCGGCTCGCGAACGTGGCCGGCTCGCTGGTGGTGCAGAAGCCGGGCACCGCCACCGTCTCGCGCGAGGAGCTCCAGGCGGAGCTGCTCCGGCCGTGA
- a CDS encoding Trm112 family protein yields the protein MALSPELKDILACPKCKGELEFREADHEIRCNRCRLAFRIEDDIPVMLLDEARPLP from the coding sequence ATGGCGCTGTCGCCCGAGCTGAAGGACATCCTGGCCTGCCCGAAGTGCAAGGGCGAGCTGGAGTTCCGCGAGGCGGATCACGAGATCCGCTGCAACCGCTGCCGCCTCGCGTTCCGCATCGAGGACGACATCCCGGTGATGCTCCTCGACGAGGCGCGCCCGCTCCCTTGA
- a CDS encoding lysophospholipid acyltransferase family protein — protein MRLLGWIFARLPYRWIMAFGAALGALVWALGIRRRVVLENLRLAFPDRPEAERRAIARATYRNLGQMIPEFLRVPALAPADLERIFEVEGWDRFEAARARGKGVIACTGHFGNFEVLAAAMTLRGVPVTMITRPMGKSGANDAWRKARERAGVEDLVVRRGQTLQAATRSLKAGRVLGYVIDQNQPRRRAVFPTFFGVPAATAPTPAVLAMRTGAAVVFAVSVPLGDGRHKVIIEGPVDPPDTGDRDRDVLTFLQDLNDRLERYVRLHPDRWYWLHRRWKTRPDGEGAGSAGAVA, from the coding sequence ATGCGCCTGCTCGGCTGGATCTTCGCCCGCCTCCCGTACCGCTGGATCATGGCGTTCGGCGCCGCCCTGGGCGCGCTGGTGTGGGCGCTCGGCATCCGGCGGCGCGTGGTGCTCGAGAACCTGCGGCTCGCCTTCCCCGACCGCCCCGAGGCGGAGCGCCGGGCGATCGCGCGCGCCACCTACCGGAACCTGGGGCAGATGATCCCGGAGTTCCTGCGCGTGCCGGCGCTGGCGCCGGCGGACCTGGAGCGGATCTTCGAGGTGGAGGGCTGGGACCGCTTCGAGGCGGCGCGCGCGCGCGGGAAGGGCGTCATCGCCTGCACCGGGCACTTCGGCAACTTCGAGGTGCTCGCCGCCGCCATGACGCTGCGCGGGGTGCCGGTCACCATGATCACGCGCCCCATGGGCAAGTCCGGCGCGAACGACGCCTGGCGCAAGGCGCGCGAGCGGGCCGGGGTGGAGGACCTCGTGGTCCGGCGCGGGCAGACGCTCCAGGCCGCCACCCGCTCGCTCAAGGCGGGCCGCGTGCTCGGCTACGTGATCGACCAGAACCAGCCGCGACGGCGCGCCGTGTTCCCCACGTTCTTCGGCGTGCCCGCGGCCACCGCGCCCACGCCGGCGGTGCTGGCCATGCGCACCGGGGCGGCGGTGGTGTTCGCGGTCTCGGTGCCGCTCGGCGACGGCCGGCACAAGGTGATCATCGAGGGCCCCGTGGACCCGCCCGACACCGGCGATCGCGACCGGGACGTGCTCACGTTCCTGCAGGACCTGAACGACCGGCTGGAGCGGTACGTCCGCCTGCACCCGGATCGCTGGTACTGGCTGCACCGACGGTGGAAGACGCGGCCGGACGGCGAGGGGGCGGGGAGCGCGGGCGCGGTTGCGTGA
- the lpxK gene encoding tetraacyldisaccharide 4'-kinase, whose amino-acid sequence MSGLEAIWWRERPGPLGALAGAPLLLAEAPFRAAAALRGALYDRGLLPAARAGAPVVSIGNLAVGGAGKTPAALAVAARLAGRGRRVAILSRGYGAARADARVASDGAGALLPAAEAGDEPALLARRLPGVAVLCGPRRAELARTAVESLGADALVLDDGFQHRALARDLDVVVLDASNPFGNGHLLPRGPNREPPSALRRAGLVWLSHADRAAPERLEALRALARDATGRAPVESRHAPTALLDGALREAGALEALRGRRVAALSGLARPAGFLRTLEALGAEVALARAFPDHHRFTAGELDAVLREAAASGCAWVVTTEKDAVRLDPALAAAAGDRLRVVRVDAELLRGADVLEAALAAALAAAPQPRPAPRAPVA is encoded by the coding sequence ATGAGCGGGCTCGAGGCGATCTGGTGGCGCGAGCGGCCCGGGCCCCTGGGGGCGCTGGCGGGCGCGCCGCTGCTGCTCGCCGAGGCGCCGTTCCGCGCGGCGGCGGCGCTCCGGGGCGCGCTCTACGACCGCGGCCTCCTGCCGGCCGCCCGGGCCGGCGCGCCGGTCGTCTCCATCGGGAACCTGGCGGTGGGCGGGGCCGGCAAGACGCCCGCCGCGCTGGCGGTGGCGGCGCGCCTGGCCGGCCGCGGCCGCCGGGTGGCGATCCTCTCGCGCGGCTACGGCGCCGCGCGCGCCGACGCCCGCGTCGCGTCCGACGGCGCGGGCGCGCTGCTCCCCGCGGCGGAGGCCGGGGACGAGCCGGCGCTGCTCGCGCGCCGCCTCCCCGGCGTGGCGGTGCTGTGCGGGCCGCGGCGCGCCGAGCTGGCCCGCACCGCGGTGGAGTCGCTCGGCGCCGACGCGCTCGTGCTCGACGACGGCTTCCAGCACCGCGCGCTCGCGCGCGATCTCGACGTGGTGGTGCTCGACGCCTCGAACCCGTTCGGCAACGGGCACCTGCTGCCGCGCGGCCCGAACCGCGAGCCGCCGAGCGCGCTCCGCCGCGCGGGGCTGGTCTGGCTCTCGCACGCGGACCGGGCCGCGCCGGAGCGGCTGGAGGCGCTGCGCGCGCTGGCCCGCGACGCGACCGGGCGCGCGCCGGTGGAGTCGCGCCACGCCCCCACCGCGCTGCTCGACGGCGCGCTCCGGGAGGCGGGGGCGCTCGAGGCGCTCCGGGGCCGCCGCGTCGCCGCGCTCTCCGGCCTGGCGCGGCCGGCCGGGTTCCTGCGCACGCTCGAGGCGCTCGGCGCCGAGGTGGCGCTCGCCCGCGCCTTCCCGGACCACCACCGCTTCACCGCGGGCGAGCTGGACGCGGTCCTCCGCGAGGCCGCGGCCTCCGGCTGCGCCTGGGTGGTCACCACCGAGAAGGACGCGGTCCGCCTCGATCCCGCGCTGGCCGCGGCGGCGGGGGACCGGCTGCGCGTGGTCCGGGTGGACGCGGAGCTCCTGCGCGGCGCCGACGTCCTCGAGGCCGCGCTCGCCGCGGCGCTCGCCGCGGCCCCCCAACCCCGACCGGCGCCGCGCGCCCCGGTGGCCTGA
- a CDS encoding glycosyltransferase family 4 protein, which translates to MRVLELLSSAWWTGPAEPMASVARELRARGHRVEVAVDAVREGNLREALRARGFPPREDLALSTRSGPIAYLRDVRRLAAAAREFDVLHANFSHDHALALLAVRRRGGRRVVRTIHSSRSLRTDPLQRLQHRASDGLVAVCEAHARALVERFGVPEQRVLATRGAVDAEAFRPDGPDLRAALGIEAGAPVAGIVSRIKPGRRHEELVDAFRIVADRLPEARLVIVGRGEGEEAIRVRVAHRGLQRQVVFAGYRTGPELAAAYRTFDANVLLAEGNDGTCRALLEGMAAGRPGVAYRFGAPAEAIVDGTTGLLAPEGEVPALAAALIELLGAPARARALGAAARERMATLFTEAARGEAVERFLAQVLALPPARGAD; encoded by the coding sequence ATGCGCGTGCTCGAGCTGCTCTCGTCCGCGTGGTGGACCGGCCCCGCCGAGCCCATGGCCTCGGTGGCGCGCGAGCTGCGCGCCCGCGGGCACCGCGTGGAGGTCGCCGTGGACGCGGTGCGGGAGGGGAACCTGCGCGAGGCGCTCCGCGCGCGGGGGTTCCCGCCGCGCGAGGACCTGGCGCTCTCCACCAGGTCCGGCCCGATCGCCTACCTGCGCGACGTGCGCCGCCTGGCCGCCGCGGCGCGCGAGTTCGACGTGCTCCACGCGAACTTCTCCCACGACCACGCGCTCGCGCTCCTGGCCGTGCGCCGCCGCGGCGGGCGGCGGGTGGTCCGCACCATCCACTCGTCCCGCTCGCTCCGCACCGACCCGCTCCAGCGGCTGCAGCACCGGGCCAGCGACGGGCTCGTCGCGGTGTGCGAGGCCCACGCGCGCGCGCTGGTGGAGCGCTTCGGCGTCCCCGAGCAGCGGGTGCTCGCGACGCGGGGCGCGGTGGACGCGGAGGCGTTCCGGCCCGACGGGCCGGACCTGCGCGCGGCGCTCGGGATCGAGGCCGGCGCGCCGGTGGCCGGCATCGTCTCGCGCATCAAGCCGGGCCGCCGCCACGAGGAGCTCGTGGACGCGTTCCGGATCGTCGCCGACCGGCTGCCCGAGGCGCGCCTGGTGATCGTCGGGCGCGGGGAGGGCGAGGAGGCGATCCGGGTGCGCGTGGCGCACCGCGGGCTGCAGCGCCAGGTCGTGTTCGCGGGCTACCGCACCGGCCCGGAGCTGGCCGCGGCGTACCGGACGTTCGACGCGAACGTGCTGCTGGCGGAGGGCAACGACGGGACCTGCCGCGCGCTCCTGGAGGGCATGGCCGCGGGCCGGCCCGGCGTCGCCTACCGCTTCGGCGCGCCCGCCGAGGCGATCGTGGACGGGACCACCGGGCTGCTCGCGCCGGAGGGCGAGGTCCCCGCGCTCGCCGCCGCGCTGATCGAGCTGCTCGGGGCGCCGGCGCGGGCCCGCGCGCTCGGCGCGGCCGCGCGCGAGCGGATGGCGACGCTGTTCACCGAGGCGGCGCGCGGCGAGGCGGTGGAGCGCTTCCTCGCGCAGGTGCTCGCCTTGCCGCCGGCCCGCGGCGCGGACTAA